The following is a genomic window from bacterium.
GCGCAACCGAGCCGAGCGCTGCGCCTGCCAACGAGGCCATCGATCGGTGAACGAGCTGACGTCGAGTCATCCGGGTGCCTGACATCTGAACCCCCCTTATCATGGTGGGTCGCTGCGCCGAGCGCCTGCGCCGGAGCCTCTTGCCCCTGGCACGCACACGTTATCGGCGCGACCGCGGTGTCACGGGATTGTAAACGTGTGCATACGATGCGTCGCAGCGGAGTTCCTGGTGCATCATGGTCCGTCGACGGACGCCTCCGCCCGGTTGCCGAGCAGCGCCTGCGCCTCCCGGAAACACGCGAGCGGCGCCGTGGCGATGCCCGCGCCGATCTGTCCGATTCCGGGTCTGCGGCCCGCGACCCCGGTGTTGAGAATCGGCGCGATCCCGGTCGCCACCACTCGCGCCACGTCGATGCCGCACGGGGTACCGCGAAAATCGAGCCCCGGCACGGTGAACAGCGGGTGCTCCACCTCCGTGATCGCGTACATCCGCGACGCGTGGGCGATCATCTCGGACGCCTTCCCGCCGATGAACCCGGCGATCGCGGGCGCGGCCGCCATCGCGAACGCGCCGATGCCAACGACCTCGGACACGTACGAATCGCCCATCAACGGTACGCCGTCCGCCTCAGTAAACCCCTCGAACCATCGCCCGACAGGCGGATCCGGCGGCGCCGTCACCCATGCGCGCCCAAGGCCGGCCACCCGCAGCCCGAACCGGACCCCGTTTCCGGCCATCGCGGTGACGAACCCGCTCCCCGGGATCGACGGCACGGCGTCCGTCAGCGCCTTGCTGTGGGCGATGGACAGGTTGAGGAAGAAGTGATCGTTCCCCCCGATGAACTCGAAACAGTCGGCGGCGACGCCGCCGGCGACCGCTCGCGCGAGGTGCGGTGCGACCACCTTGAGGAAGAGCGCCGTCGCCGCCTTGTTCCGGTTGTGGCACTCGTCGCCGCGGTGCAACGCCTCGACGATCAGCTGGCGAAGGTCGATCGGTCCGCTCCGCCGAAGCGCGCCGCGCAGCGCGGGGGCCAGCACATCGCGAATCCACGCGAGCCTGGTCAAGACGTCGACGTCGTTCGCCCCGAACCGGAGCACCCGACCGAGCCCCTCGTTGATGGTGGCGAACGCCAGGTTGCCGTACGTCTCGTTGCGCACCACGAACACGGGCATCGTGGAGACGACGATGCCGGCCATCGGCCCCACCACGCCGTGGTCGTGGGCGGACGCGAAGCGTACGCCGCCCCCCGCCGCTAGACGCCCCGCGTCCTCGATCGTCCGGCACAGGCCCGCATGCACGAGCGCGCCCTGCACCGCGGCGCGCATCGGCGGGACCATTTCGTCCCATGCCAGCGGCGGGCCGGCGTGCAGCACGAGGTCGGCGCGCATCCCCGGCACCACCTCGATCGCCGGACGCACATCCACGAGAAACGGGTGTCCGGCCAGCAGGCGCTCTACGGCCTCTCGGTTCGGCTGCCGAGGGGCGGCGGCCGCCCCGCCGGCCGCTACGCCATCTGCGCGGCCGCTCACGGCATCAACGCTCCGCCGTTGATGAACAGGGTTTGCCCCGTCATGTACTCCGTCGCGGAGGATGCGAGCAGCACGACGACCTTGGCGATGTCGTCGGGCTGACCGACCCGCCCCAGGGGGATGTGGGCGCCCACCTGCACCAGTTCGTCGCGGGTGCGCCGCGGGGCAATGAGCGGGGTGTCCACGATCCCGGGCGCGACGCCGTTGACGTTGATCCGATGAGGCGCGAGCTCCAGCGCGAGGGTCTTGGTCAGGGCGATCACGCCGGCCTTCGACGCCGCGTAGTGCCCCACTTCGACCGATGGGGTGTGCCCCAGGCCGGAGGCGATGTTCACGATCTTTCCAAAGCGGCGCGCGACCATGCCCGGCGCAACGGCCTTGCAGCACAGGAACGTTCCCTTCAGGTTGACGTCCATCATCCGGTCCCACTCGCGCTCGTCGAGCTCGAGCAGCGGTTTCCAGGTCAGCACGCCGGCCCCGTTGACCAGCGCGTCGATCCGCCCAAACGCGTCGAGGACCTTCGCGGTCATGCGCGCGACATCGTCCGCGCGACCCACGTCACAGGTGACCGAGATCGTCCGCCCGCCCTCCGCCGGCACGCCCGCGGGCGCGGCGCGATCCACCAGCGCCACGCGGCTCCCCTCCGCCAGGAACCGGCGCGCGATCTGGCCGCCGATTCCGCCCGTCGCCCCCGTCACCACCACCACGCGATCGCGCAATCCGAGATCCATCCCGTCACCTCTCCGCCGAGTCCACCGGCAGCACCTGAACGTCCTGCGGTTCCCACGCGACGCGCACGGAGGCGCCGACGTCGATGCGCGGCGCCCCGCGCCGGTTGGCCACCCGCGCGATCAGCACCTCGTCGGGGTTCAGGCGCACGACGTACTTGGTCGCGTCCCCGAGGTAGATCGCGTCCTCGACCACGGCCGGCACCGTCCCCGGCCCCGCCGCGCCGGCCGCGGCCAGCCCCACCGCTTCCGGTCGGATCGAAACCCGGAGGGCCGTACCCGGGCGCGCCCCGTTTGCGACGATCGTGAAAGTGCTCCCGCCGGCGGTCTCGACCGTCGCGGACGCCCCTATCTGCGCCAGGACGCGGCAGTCGAGCAGATTCGACTCGCCGATGAAGCTGCCCACGAACGCGGACGCCGGGCGCTCATACAGCTCCGCCGGTGTGCCGACCTGCTCGATGCGCCCGTGGTTCACGACCGCGATCCGGTCGGACATCGTCATCGCTTCCGACTGGTCATGGGTGACAAAGACCACGGTAATACCGAGCCGCTCGTGAAGGCGCCGGAGTTCGATCTGCATGCTCTCGCGCAGCCGTTTGTCGAGCGCCGCAAGCGGCTCGTCCATGAGCAGCAAGCGCGGGTGGAACACGAGCGCCCGC
Proteins encoded in this region:
- a CDS encoding DUF1116 domain-containing protein, yielding MSGRADGVAAGGAAAAPRQPNREAVERLLAGHPFLVDVRPAIEVVPGMRADLVLHAGPPLAWDEMVPPMRAAVQGALVHAGLCRTIEDAGRLAAGGGVRFASAHDHGVVGPMAGIVVSTMPVFVVRNETYGNLAFATINEGLGRVLRFGANDVDVLTRLAWIRDVLAPALRGALRRSGPIDLRQLIVEALHRGDECHNRNKAATALFLKVVAPHLARAVAGGVAADCFEFIGGNDHFFLNLSIAHSKALTDAVPSIPGSGFVTAMAGNGVRFGLRVAGLGRAWVTAPPDPPVGRWFEGFTEADGVPLMGDSYVSEVVGIGAFAMAAAPAIAGFIGGKASEMIAHASRMYAITEVEHPLFTVPGLDFRGTPCGIDVARVVATGIAPILNTGVAGRRPGIGQIGAGIATAPLACFREAQALLGNRAEASVDGP
- a CDS encoding 3-oxoacyl-ACP reductase family protein, whose product is MDLGLRDRVVVVTGATGGIGGQIARRFLAEGSRVALVDRAAPAGVPAEGGRTISVTCDVGRADDVARMTAKVLDAFGRIDALVNGAGVLTWKPLLELDEREWDRMMDVNLKGTFLCCKAVAPGMVARRFGKIVNIASGLGHTPSVEVGHYAASKAGVIALTKTLALELAPHRINVNGVAPGIVDTPLIAPRRTRDELVQVGAHIPLGRVGQPDDIAKVVVLLASSATEYMTGQTLFINGGALMP